In a genomic window of Cuculus canorus isolate bCucCan1 chromosome Z, bCucCan1.pri, whole genome shotgun sequence:
- the ZNF131 gene encoding zinc finger protein 131 isoform X1, whose protein sequence is MASLRQCIKPDSQIIPVSHEASPFAMEAEETMECIQEFPEHYKVILDRLNEQREQDQFTDITLIVDGHHFKAHKAVLAACSQFFYKFFQDFTQEPLVEIEGVSNMAFRHLIEFTYTAKLMVQGEEEANDVWKAAEYLQMLEAIKALEIRNKENSSSLEANQAEGQSKLKKRKIAETSNVITETLPSAESEPVEIEVEIAEGTIEVEDDNMEALEEVASAEQSIKYIQATGTSDESALALLADITSKYRQGERKCQIQEEGDSATDPTCKQVEGIEIVELQLSHVNNLFHCEKCNRSFKLFYHFKEHMKTHSTESYKCDICNKRYLRESALKQHLTCYHLDEGGASKKQRPGKKIHICQYCDKQFDHFGHFKEHLRKHTGEKPFECPNCHERFARNSTLKCHLTACQSGAGAKKGRKKLYECQVCNSVFNSWDQFKDHLVIHTGDKPNHCTLCDLWFMQGSELRRHLKEIHNISERIMAEEVLPVEAEPVTSMTIIEQVEQVHVLPVIQVQVDPAQVAVEQMHQDLIQDNQVKGTQMDELQEQVQISYLEVEHIQTEQGAEVHVEQLHVEHVNQIQVEEVQAELTDGTDLEQVEYGSVNQGEGEEKEHNEVDDAAKEVHEQAEDLKTQQLVDMQNEKVDD, encoded by the exons GCTAGTCCTTTTGCGATGGAAGCCGAAGAAACGATGGAATGTATCCAGGAATTCCCTGAACACTATAAAGTAATTTTAGATAGACTGAATGAACAGCGTGAGCAGGACCAGTTTACGGATATCACTCTGATTGTTGATG GTCACCATTTCAAAGCTCATAAGGCTGTTCTTGCTGCCTGTAGCCAGTTCTTCTACAAATTCTTCCAAGATTTCACTCAGGAGCCCTTGGTGGAGATTGAAG GTGTAAGTAACATGGCATTTCGTCACCTAATTGAGTTCACCTATACAGCAAAACTAATGGTCCAAGGTGAGGAAGAAGCAAATGATGTTTGGAAAGCAGCTGAGTATCTGCAGATGTTAGAAGCTATCAAAGCTCTTGAAATCAG gaacaaagaaaattcaTCATCCTTAGAAGCAAATCAAGCAGAAGGTCaaagtaaactgaaaaagaggaagatagCTGAAACCTCTAATGTTATCACAGAAACATTGCCATCTGCAGAATCAGAGCCTGTTGAAATTGAAGTTGAGATTGCTGAAGGGACGATTGAAGTGGAAGATGACAACATGGAAGCGCTTGAAGAAGTAGCTTCTGCAGAGCAATCCATAAAGTACATACAAGCAACGGGTACATCAGATGAATCTGCTTTGGCCCTTTTGGCAGATATCACCAGCAAGTATCGtcagggagagagaaaatgccaGATCCAAGAAGAAGGTGATAGTGCAACTGATCCTACGTGCAAACAGGTAGAAGGTATTGAAATTGTGGAACTTCAGCTGTCACACGTGAACAATTTATTCCACTGTGAGAAATGTAACCGTTCGTTTAAATTGTTTTACCATTTTAAGGAACACATGAAAACACACTCTACTGAGAGTTACAAGTGTGACATATGCAATAAAAGGTACCTGCGAGAGAGTGCTCTGAAACAGCACCTCACCTGTTACCACCTTGATGAAGGTGGGGCCAGCAAGAAGCAAAGACCTggcaaaaaaatacatatatgcCAGTACTGTGATAAGCAGTTTGACCACTTTGGACATTTTAAAGAGCACCTCCGGAAGCACACAG GTGAAAAACCGTTTGAATGTCCAAACTGCCATGAACGTTTTGCTAGGAATAGCACACTCAAATGTCACCTAACGGCCTGTCAGTCTGGAGCTGGAgctaaaaagggaagaaagaagttaTATGAATGTCAG GTTTGTAACAGTGTGTTTAACAGCTGGGATCAATTCAAAGATCACCTGGTGATACACACCGGTGACAAACCCAACCACTGCACCTTATGTGATTTGTGGTTTATGCAAGGCAGTGAGCTGAGAAGGCATctcaaagaaatacacaatattTCGGAACGAATAATGGCAGAAGAGGTTCTTCCAGTGGAAGCTGAACCAGTAACTTCAATGACTATAATAGAACAAGTGGAGCAAGTCCATGTCCTACCGGTAATTCAGGTACAAGTGGATCCTGCACAGGTAGCTGTGGAACAGATGCACCAGGATCTCATACAGGACAATCAAGTGAAAGGCACACAGATGGATGAACTGCAGGAGCAGGTGCAAATCAGTTACTTGGAAGTTGAACACATTCAGACTGAACAAGGGGCTGAAGTGCATGTTGAGCAGTTACACGTCGAGCACGTAAATCAGATACAAGTGGAAGAAGTACAGGCAGAACTTACAGATGGAACGGACCTTGAACAAGTAGAATATGGAAGTGTCAAtcaaggagaaggagaagaaaaggaacataATGAAGTGGATGATGCAGCTAAGGAAGTTCATGAACAAGCTGAAGACTTAAAAACTCAACAGTTAGTGGACATGCAGAATGAAAAGGTGGATGACTAG
- the ZNF131 gene encoding zinc finger protein 131 isoform X5 — protein sequence MKTHSTESYKCDICNKRYLRESALKQHLTCYHLDEGGASKKQRPGKKIHICQYCDKQFDHFGHFKEHLRKHTGEKPFECPNCHERFARNSTLKCHLTACQSGAGAKKGRKKLYECQVCNSVFNSWDQFKDHLVIHTGDKPNHCTLCDLWFMQGSELRRHLKEIHNISERIMAEEVLPVEAEPVTSMTIIEQVEQVHVLPVIQVQVDPAQVAVEQMHQDLIQDNQVKGTQMDELQEQVQISYLEVEHIQTEQGAEVHVEQLHVEHVNQIQVEEVQAELTDGTDLEQVEYGSVNQGEGEEKEHNEVDDAAKEVHEQAEDLKTQQLVDMQNEKVDD from the exons ATGAAAACACACTCTACTGAGAGTTACAAGTGTGACATATGCAATAAAAGGTACCTGCGAGAGAGTGCTCTGAAACAGCACCTCACCTGTTACCACCTTGATGAAGGTGGGGCCAGCAAGAAGCAAAGACCTggcaaaaaaatacatatatgcCAGTACTGTGATAAGCAGTTTGACCACTTTGGACATTTTAAAGAGCACCTCCGGAAGCACACAG GTGAAAAACCGTTTGAATGTCCAAACTGCCATGAACGTTTTGCTAGGAATAGCACACTCAAATGTCACCTAACGGCCTGTCAGTCTGGAGCTGGAgctaaaaagggaagaaagaagttaTATGAATGTCAG GTTTGTAACAGTGTGTTTAACAGCTGGGATCAATTCAAAGATCACCTGGTGATACACACCGGTGACAAACCCAACCACTGCACCTTATGTGATTTGTGGTTTATGCAAGGCAGTGAGCTGAGAAGGCATctcaaagaaatacacaatattTCGGAACGAATAATGGCAGAAGAGGTTCTTCCAGTGGAAGCTGAACCAGTAACTTCAATGACTATAATAGAACAAGTGGAGCAAGTCCATGTCCTACCGGTAATTCAGGTACAAGTGGATCCTGCACAGGTAGCTGTGGAACAGATGCACCAGGATCTCATACAGGACAATCAAGTGAAAGGCACACAGATGGATGAACTGCAGGAGCAGGTGCAAATCAGTTACTTGGAAGTTGAACACATTCAGACTGAACAAGGGGCTGAAGTGCATGTTGAGCAGTTACACGTCGAGCACGTAAATCAGATACAAGTGGAAGAAGTACAGGCAGAACTTACAGATGGAACGGACCTTGAACAAGTAGAATATGGAAGTGTCAAtcaaggagaaggagaagaaaaggaacataATGAAGTGGATGATGCAGCTAAGGAAGTTCATGAACAAGCTGAAGACTTAAAAACTCAACAGTTAGTGGACATGCAGAATGAAAAGGTGGATGACTAG
- the ZNF131 gene encoding zinc finger protein 131 isoform X4 gives MASLRQCIKPDSQIIPVSHEASPFAMEAEETMECIQEFPEHYKVILDRLNEQREQDQFTDITLIVDGHHFKAHKAVLAACSQFFYKFFQDFTQEPLVEIEGVSNMAFRHLIEFTYTAKLMVQGEEEANDVWKAAEYLQMLEAIKALEIRNKENSSSLEANQAEGQSKLKKRKIAETSNVITETLPSAESEPVEIEVEIAEGTIEVEDDNMEALEEVASAEQSIKYIQATGTSDESALALLADITSKYRQGERKCQIQEEGDSATDPTCKQEHMKTHSTESYKCDICNKRYLRESALKQHLTCYHLDEGGASKKQRPGKKIHICQYCDKQFDHFGHFKEHLRKHTGEKPFECPNCHERFARNSTLKCHLTACQSGAGAKKGRKKLYECQVCNSVFNSWDQFKDHLVIHTGDKPNHCTLCDLWFMQGSELRRHLKEIHNISERIMAEEVLPVEAEPVTSMTIIEQVEQVHVLPVIQVQVDPAQVAVEQMHQDLIQDNQVKGTQMDELQEQVQISYLEVEHIQTEQGAEVHVEQLHVEHVNQIQVEEVQAELTDGTDLEQVEYGSVNQGEGEEKEHNEVDDAAKEVHEQAEDLKTQQLVDMQNEKVDD, from the exons GCTAGTCCTTTTGCGATGGAAGCCGAAGAAACGATGGAATGTATCCAGGAATTCCCTGAACACTATAAAGTAATTTTAGATAGACTGAATGAACAGCGTGAGCAGGACCAGTTTACGGATATCACTCTGATTGTTGATG GTCACCATTTCAAAGCTCATAAGGCTGTTCTTGCTGCCTGTAGCCAGTTCTTCTACAAATTCTTCCAAGATTTCACTCAGGAGCCCTTGGTGGAGATTGAAG GTGTAAGTAACATGGCATTTCGTCACCTAATTGAGTTCACCTATACAGCAAAACTAATGGTCCAAGGTGAGGAAGAAGCAAATGATGTTTGGAAAGCAGCTGAGTATCTGCAGATGTTAGAAGCTATCAAAGCTCTTGAAATCAG gaacaaagaaaattcaTCATCCTTAGAAGCAAATCAAGCAGAAGGTCaaagtaaactgaaaaagaggaagatagCTGAAACCTCTAATGTTATCACAGAAACATTGCCATCTGCAGAATCAGAGCCTGTTGAAATTGAAGTTGAGATTGCTGAAGGGACGATTGAAGTGGAAGATGACAACATGGAAGCGCTTGAAGAAGTAGCTTCTGCAGAGCAATCCATAAAGTACATACAAGCAACGGGTACATCAGATGAATCTGCTTTGGCCCTTTTGGCAGATATCACCAGCAAGTATCGtcagggagagagaaaatgccaGATCCAAGAAGAAGGTGATAGTGCAACTGATCCTACGTGCAAACAG GAACACATGAAAACACACTCTACTGAGAGTTACAAGTGTGACATATGCAATAAAAGGTACCTGCGAGAGAGTGCTCTGAAACAGCACCTCACCTGTTACCACCTTGATGAAGGTGGGGCCAGCAAGAAGCAAAGACCTggcaaaaaaatacatatatgcCAGTACTGTGATAAGCAGTTTGACCACTTTGGACATTTTAAAGAGCACCTCCGGAAGCACACAG GTGAAAAACCGTTTGAATGTCCAAACTGCCATGAACGTTTTGCTAGGAATAGCACACTCAAATGTCACCTAACGGCCTGTCAGTCTGGAGCTGGAgctaaaaagggaagaaagaagttaTATGAATGTCAG GTTTGTAACAGTGTGTTTAACAGCTGGGATCAATTCAAAGATCACCTGGTGATACACACCGGTGACAAACCCAACCACTGCACCTTATGTGATTTGTGGTTTATGCAAGGCAGTGAGCTGAGAAGGCATctcaaagaaatacacaatattTCGGAACGAATAATGGCAGAAGAGGTTCTTCCAGTGGAAGCTGAACCAGTAACTTCAATGACTATAATAGAACAAGTGGAGCAAGTCCATGTCCTACCGGTAATTCAGGTACAAGTGGATCCTGCACAGGTAGCTGTGGAACAGATGCACCAGGATCTCATACAGGACAATCAAGTGAAAGGCACACAGATGGATGAACTGCAGGAGCAGGTGCAAATCAGTTACTTGGAAGTTGAACACATTCAGACTGAACAAGGGGCTGAAGTGCATGTTGAGCAGTTACACGTCGAGCACGTAAATCAGATACAAGTGGAAGAAGTACAGGCAGAACTTACAGATGGAACGGACCTTGAACAAGTAGAATATGGAAGTGTCAAtcaaggagaaggagaagaaaaggaacataATGAAGTGGATGATGCAGCTAAGGAAGTTCATGAACAAGCTGAAGACTTAAAAACTCAACAGTTAGTGGACATGCAGAATGAAAAGGTGGATGACTAG
- the ZNF131 gene encoding zinc finger protein 131 isoform X3, which translates to MEAEETMECIQEFPEHYKVILDRLNEQREQDQFTDITLIVDGHHFKAHKAVLAACSQFFYKFFQDFTQEPLVEIEGVSNMAFRHLIEFTYTAKLMVQGEEEANDVWKAAEYLQMLEAIKALEIRNKENSSSLEANQAEGQSKLKKRKIAETSNVITETLPSAESEPVEIEVEIAEGTIEVEDDNMEALEEVASAEQSIKYIQATGTSDESALALLADITSKYRQGERKCQIQEEGDSATDPTCKQVEGIEIVELQLSHVNNLFHCEKCNRSFKLFYHFKEHMKTHSTESYKCDICNKRYLRESALKQHLTCYHLDEGGASKKQRPGKKIHICQYCDKQFDHFGHFKEHLRKHTGEKPFECPNCHERFARNSTLKCHLTACQSGAGAKKGRKKLYECQVCNSVFNSWDQFKDHLVIHTGDKPNHCTLCDLWFMQGSELRRHLKEIHNISERIMAEEVLPVEAEPVTSMTIIEQVEQVHVLPVIQVQVDPAQVAVEQMHQDLIQDNQVKGTQMDELQEQVQISYLEVEHIQTEQGAEVHVEQLHVEHVNQIQVEEVQAELTDGTDLEQVEYGSVNQGEGEEKEHNEVDDAAKEVHEQAEDLKTQQLVDMQNEKVDD; encoded by the exons ATGGAAGCCGAAGAAACGATGGAATGTATCCAGGAATTCCCTGAACACTATAAAGTAATTTTAGATAGACTGAATGAACAGCGTGAGCAGGACCAGTTTACGGATATCACTCTGATTGTTGATG GTCACCATTTCAAAGCTCATAAGGCTGTTCTTGCTGCCTGTAGCCAGTTCTTCTACAAATTCTTCCAAGATTTCACTCAGGAGCCCTTGGTGGAGATTGAAG GTGTAAGTAACATGGCATTTCGTCACCTAATTGAGTTCACCTATACAGCAAAACTAATGGTCCAAGGTGAGGAAGAAGCAAATGATGTTTGGAAAGCAGCTGAGTATCTGCAGATGTTAGAAGCTATCAAAGCTCTTGAAATCAG gaacaaagaaaattcaTCATCCTTAGAAGCAAATCAAGCAGAAGGTCaaagtaaactgaaaaagaggaagatagCTGAAACCTCTAATGTTATCACAGAAACATTGCCATCTGCAGAATCAGAGCCTGTTGAAATTGAAGTTGAGATTGCTGAAGGGACGATTGAAGTGGAAGATGACAACATGGAAGCGCTTGAAGAAGTAGCTTCTGCAGAGCAATCCATAAAGTACATACAAGCAACGGGTACATCAGATGAATCTGCTTTGGCCCTTTTGGCAGATATCACCAGCAAGTATCGtcagggagagagaaaatgccaGATCCAAGAAGAAGGTGATAGTGCAACTGATCCTACGTGCAAACAGGTAGAAGGTATTGAAATTGTGGAACTTCAGCTGTCACACGTGAACAATTTATTCCACTGTGAGAAATGTAACCGTTCGTTTAAATTGTTTTACCATTTTAAGGAACACATGAAAACACACTCTACTGAGAGTTACAAGTGTGACATATGCAATAAAAGGTACCTGCGAGAGAGTGCTCTGAAACAGCACCTCACCTGTTACCACCTTGATGAAGGTGGGGCCAGCAAGAAGCAAAGACCTggcaaaaaaatacatatatgcCAGTACTGTGATAAGCAGTTTGACCACTTTGGACATTTTAAAGAGCACCTCCGGAAGCACACAG GTGAAAAACCGTTTGAATGTCCAAACTGCCATGAACGTTTTGCTAGGAATAGCACACTCAAATGTCACCTAACGGCCTGTCAGTCTGGAGCTGGAgctaaaaagggaagaaagaagttaTATGAATGTCAG GTTTGTAACAGTGTGTTTAACAGCTGGGATCAATTCAAAGATCACCTGGTGATACACACCGGTGACAAACCCAACCACTGCACCTTATGTGATTTGTGGTTTATGCAAGGCAGTGAGCTGAGAAGGCATctcaaagaaatacacaatattTCGGAACGAATAATGGCAGAAGAGGTTCTTCCAGTGGAAGCTGAACCAGTAACTTCAATGACTATAATAGAACAAGTGGAGCAAGTCCATGTCCTACCGGTAATTCAGGTACAAGTGGATCCTGCACAGGTAGCTGTGGAACAGATGCACCAGGATCTCATACAGGACAATCAAGTGAAAGGCACACAGATGGATGAACTGCAGGAGCAGGTGCAAATCAGTTACTTGGAAGTTGAACACATTCAGACTGAACAAGGGGCTGAAGTGCATGTTGAGCAGTTACACGTCGAGCACGTAAATCAGATACAAGTGGAAGAAGTACAGGCAGAACTTACAGATGGAACGGACCTTGAACAAGTAGAATATGGAAGTGTCAAtcaaggagaaggagaagaaaaggaacataATGAAGTGGATGATGCAGCTAAGGAAGTTCATGAACAAGCTGAAGACTTAAAAACTCAACAGTTAGTGGACATGCAGAATGAAAAGGTGGATGACTAG
- the ZNF131 gene encoding zinc finger protein 131 isoform X2: MQERVCFVASPFAMEAEETMECIQEFPEHYKVILDRLNEQREQDQFTDITLIVDGHHFKAHKAVLAACSQFFYKFFQDFTQEPLVEIEGVSNMAFRHLIEFTYTAKLMVQGEEEANDVWKAAEYLQMLEAIKALEIRNKENSSSLEANQAEGQSKLKKRKIAETSNVITETLPSAESEPVEIEVEIAEGTIEVEDDNMEALEEVASAEQSIKYIQATGTSDESALALLADITSKYRQGERKCQIQEEGDSATDPTCKQVEGIEIVELQLSHVNNLFHCEKCNRSFKLFYHFKEHMKTHSTESYKCDICNKRYLRESALKQHLTCYHLDEGGASKKQRPGKKIHICQYCDKQFDHFGHFKEHLRKHTGEKPFECPNCHERFARNSTLKCHLTACQSGAGAKKGRKKLYECQVCNSVFNSWDQFKDHLVIHTGDKPNHCTLCDLWFMQGSELRRHLKEIHNISERIMAEEVLPVEAEPVTSMTIIEQVEQVHVLPVIQVQVDPAQVAVEQMHQDLIQDNQVKGTQMDELQEQVQISYLEVEHIQTEQGAEVHVEQLHVEHVNQIQVEEVQAELTDGTDLEQVEYGSVNQGEGEEKEHNEVDDAAKEVHEQAEDLKTQQLVDMQNEKVDD; encoded by the exons GCTAGTCCTTTTGCGATGGAAGCCGAAGAAACGATGGAATGTATCCAGGAATTCCCTGAACACTATAAAGTAATTTTAGATAGACTGAATGAACAGCGTGAGCAGGACCAGTTTACGGATATCACTCTGATTGTTGATG GTCACCATTTCAAAGCTCATAAGGCTGTTCTTGCTGCCTGTAGCCAGTTCTTCTACAAATTCTTCCAAGATTTCACTCAGGAGCCCTTGGTGGAGATTGAAG GTGTAAGTAACATGGCATTTCGTCACCTAATTGAGTTCACCTATACAGCAAAACTAATGGTCCAAGGTGAGGAAGAAGCAAATGATGTTTGGAAAGCAGCTGAGTATCTGCAGATGTTAGAAGCTATCAAAGCTCTTGAAATCAG gaacaaagaaaattcaTCATCCTTAGAAGCAAATCAAGCAGAAGGTCaaagtaaactgaaaaagaggaagatagCTGAAACCTCTAATGTTATCACAGAAACATTGCCATCTGCAGAATCAGAGCCTGTTGAAATTGAAGTTGAGATTGCTGAAGGGACGATTGAAGTGGAAGATGACAACATGGAAGCGCTTGAAGAAGTAGCTTCTGCAGAGCAATCCATAAAGTACATACAAGCAACGGGTACATCAGATGAATCTGCTTTGGCCCTTTTGGCAGATATCACCAGCAAGTATCGtcagggagagagaaaatgccaGATCCAAGAAGAAGGTGATAGTGCAACTGATCCTACGTGCAAACAGGTAGAAGGTATTGAAATTGTGGAACTTCAGCTGTCACACGTGAACAATTTATTCCACTGTGAGAAATGTAACCGTTCGTTTAAATTGTTTTACCATTTTAAGGAACACATGAAAACACACTCTACTGAGAGTTACAAGTGTGACATATGCAATAAAAGGTACCTGCGAGAGAGTGCTCTGAAACAGCACCTCACCTGTTACCACCTTGATGAAGGTGGGGCCAGCAAGAAGCAAAGACCTggcaaaaaaatacatatatgcCAGTACTGTGATAAGCAGTTTGACCACTTTGGACATTTTAAAGAGCACCTCCGGAAGCACACAG GTGAAAAACCGTTTGAATGTCCAAACTGCCATGAACGTTTTGCTAGGAATAGCACACTCAAATGTCACCTAACGGCCTGTCAGTCTGGAGCTGGAgctaaaaagggaagaaagaagttaTATGAATGTCAG GTTTGTAACAGTGTGTTTAACAGCTGGGATCAATTCAAAGATCACCTGGTGATACACACCGGTGACAAACCCAACCACTGCACCTTATGTGATTTGTGGTTTATGCAAGGCAGTGAGCTGAGAAGGCATctcaaagaaatacacaatattTCGGAACGAATAATGGCAGAAGAGGTTCTTCCAGTGGAAGCTGAACCAGTAACTTCAATGACTATAATAGAACAAGTGGAGCAAGTCCATGTCCTACCGGTAATTCAGGTACAAGTGGATCCTGCACAGGTAGCTGTGGAACAGATGCACCAGGATCTCATACAGGACAATCAAGTGAAAGGCACACAGATGGATGAACTGCAGGAGCAGGTGCAAATCAGTTACTTGGAAGTTGAACACATTCAGACTGAACAAGGGGCTGAAGTGCATGTTGAGCAGTTACACGTCGAGCACGTAAATCAGATACAAGTGGAAGAAGTACAGGCAGAACTTACAGATGGAACGGACCTTGAACAAGTAGAATATGGAAGTGTCAAtcaaggagaaggagaagaaaaggaacataATGAAGTGGATGATGCAGCTAAGGAAGTTCATGAACAAGCTGAAGACTTAAAAACTCAACAGTTAGTGGACATGCAGAATGAAAAGGTGGATGACTAG